In the Nevskiales bacterium genome, one interval contains:
- the rdgB gene encoding RdgB/HAM1 family non-canonical purine NTP pyrophosphatase: protein MSRRVVLATGNAGKLKEIREMLAGLDLEVISQRELGIADAEETGLSFVENAILKARHAAAAAGLPAIADDSGIEVDALDGAPGVYSARYAGPQASDADNNRKLLEALRGLPPSRRTARFQCLMVYLRHARDPVPLICQGTWEGRILEAPRGSNGFGYDPLFFVPSERCSSAELPPERKNLLSHRGQALRKLLRALSADISRNPEQPFSLNP from the coding sequence ATGTCCCGGCGCGTGGTGCTGGCCACCGGCAATGCCGGCAAGCTCAAGGAAATCCGCGAGATGCTCGCCGGACTCGACCTCGAGGTGATCTCCCAGCGCGAGCTGGGTATTGCCGATGCCGAGGAAACCGGCCTGTCCTTCGTCGAGAACGCCATCCTCAAGGCGCGCCACGCGGCGGCGGCCGCGGGCCTGCCGGCCATCGCGGACGATTCCGGCATCGAGGTGGATGCGCTGGACGGCGCACCGGGGGTGTACTCGGCGCGTTACGCAGGGCCGCAGGCCAGCGACGCGGACAACAACCGCAAGCTGCTGGAGGCCCTGCGCGGCCTGCCGCCTTCCAGGCGCACGGCGCGTTTCCAGTGCCTGATGGTGTACCTGCGCCACGCGCGGGATCCGGTGCCGCTCATCTGCCAGGGCACCTGGGAAGGCCGCATCCTGGAAGCGCCGCGCGGCAGCAACGGCTTTGGCTACGACCCGCTGTTCTTCGTGCCCTCCGAGCGCTGCAGCTCCGCCGAGCTGCCGCCGGAGCGCAAGAACCTGCTCAGCCACCGTGGCCAGGCGCTCAGGAAGCTGCTGAGGGCGTTAAGCGCAGATATCAGCCGGAACCCAGAACAGCCATTCTCCCTCAATCCCTGA
- a CDS encoding YicC/YloC family endoribonuclease encodes MLRSMTGFARETTQGPWGELSWELRSVNHRYLDLSLRLPEELRQLEPEVRARVAEKVGRGKLEANLRLRTQAGAAGRIEVDAARLRELAAAVQLVGDAFGPTTAPDPVRVLGFPGVLREQALDIETLAPVALKLLDQTLASLAEMRAREGERLAQLMNERLDGLAALVGRVRARLPAVREESRTKLQARLAEILGRAAEFDPGRLEQELALLAQRLDVDEELSRLDSHISEVRQTLKRKEAVGRRLDFLMQELNREAN; translated from the coding sequence ATGTTGCGCAGCATGACGGGCTTCGCCCGCGAGACCACGCAAGGCCCCTGGGGCGAGTTGTCCTGGGAACTGCGCTCCGTCAACCATCGTTACCTGGACCTGAGCCTGCGCCTGCCGGAGGAGCTGCGCCAGCTCGAGCCCGAGGTGCGCGCACGGGTGGCGGAGAAAGTCGGCCGCGGCAAGCTCGAGGCCAACCTGCGCCTGCGCACGCAGGCCGGCGCGGCCGGCAGGATCGAGGTCGATGCGGCCCGCCTGCGCGAACTGGCGGCGGCGGTGCAGCTCGTCGGCGACGCCTTCGGGCCAACCACGGCGCCTGACCCGGTGCGCGTGCTGGGTTTTCCCGGCGTGCTGCGCGAGCAGGCGCTGGATATCGAAACCCTGGCGCCGGTGGCACTGAAGCTGCTGGACCAGACGCTGGCGAGCCTGGCCGAGATGCGCGCGCGCGAGGGCGAGCGCCTGGCGCAGCTCATGAACGAGCGCCTCGACGGCCTGGCGGCGCTGGTCGGCCGGGTGCGCGCGCGCTTACCGGCGGTGCGTGAGGAGTCACGTACCAAGCTGCAGGCGCGGCTGGCGGAAATCCTGGGCCGCGCCGCGGAATTCGACCCCGGCCGGCTGGAACAGGAACTGGCCCTGCTGGCCCAGCGCCTGGACGTGGACGAGGAACTCTCGCGCCTGGACAGCCACATCAGCGAGGTACGGCAGACCCTCAAGCGCAAGGAGGCCGTCGGCCGGCGGCTGGATTTCCTCATGCAGGAGCTCAACCGCGAGGCCAACA
- the rph gene encoding ribonuclease PH, producing MTSFKRPSGRAPDELRPVVIERGFTRHAEGSVLIAFGDTRVLCTASVEARVPGWLRDSDQGWVTAEYGMLPRATHTRGDREAARGRQGGRTLEIQRLIGRSLRAVLDLKALGQHTITVDCDVLQADGGTRTAAITGGYVALVDAVHYLRRKKLVKKNPLYGQVAAVSVGIYNGRPVLDLDYAEDSEAETDMNVVMNEAGGFIEVQGTAEGHAFRRAEMDQMLDLAQAGIRQLMALQREALEA from the coding sequence ATGACCAGCTTCAAACGCCCCAGCGGCCGCGCGCCCGACGAGCTGCGCCCGGTCGTCATCGAGCGCGGCTTCACGCGGCACGCCGAAGGCTCGGTGCTGATCGCGTTCGGCGATACGCGCGTGCTGTGCACCGCCAGCGTGGAGGCGCGCGTGCCGGGCTGGCTGCGCGATTCGGACCAGGGCTGGGTCACGGCCGAGTACGGCATGCTGCCGCGCGCGACGCACACGCGTGGCGACCGCGAGGCCGCACGCGGCCGCCAGGGCGGGCGCACACTGGAGATCCAGCGCCTGATCGGCCGCTCGCTGCGCGCGGTGCTGGACCTCAAGGCCCTGGGACAGCACACGATCACCGTGGATTGCGACGTGCTGCAGGCCGACGGCGGCACGCGCACCGCCGCGATCACCGGCGGCTATGTGGCGCTGGTGGACGCCGTGCATTACCTGCGGCGCAAGAAGCTGGTGAAAAAGAATCCCCTGTACGGCCAGGTGGCGGCGGTGTCGGTCGGCATCTACAACGGCCGGCCGGTGCTGGACCTGGACTACGCCGAGGACAGCGAAGCCGAGACCGACATGAACGTGGTCATGAACGAGGCCGGCGGCTTCATCGAGGTACAGGGCACCGCCGAGGGCCACGCCTTCCGCCGCGCCGAGATGGACCAGATGCTGGACCTGGCCCAGGCCGGCATCCGCCAGCTGATGGCGCTGCAGCGCGAGGCGCTGGAAGCCTGA